Proteins encoded within one genomic window of Triticum aestivum cultivar Chinese Spring chromosome 2D, IWGSC CS RefSeq v2.1, whole genome shotgun sequence:
- the LOC123050125 gene encoding BTB/POZ and MATH domain-containing protein 1-like, with amino-acid sequence MCIRNCVISSAFRVGGYDWSIMFYPDGAEVAGYASVYLSYLSQAKGGVRTSFTLTMLDDQGNVHATRQIPGFIFGEKETWGFSDFVEKSKLRSSCLLTIRCVLAVIKEPPSECKSNLIVDPPPELPGRLHRALKNGTGTDITLLVGDREFRAHKFILAAQSPVFEAQLFGLMAQKDIRCIKVVDMEPAILETLLHYVYADSLPPCGEDNYDTATMQHLLVAADRYGLDRLKVMCAKRLCENINASTVTSTLALATHHYCDQLKEACLKFMSSSREAMDAVVVTDGFQHLIASCPMLDLQKNTVEKVTIQRK; translated from the coding sequence ATGTGCATCCGAAACTGTGTAATCTCCAGTGCGTTCAGGGTCGGCGGCTACGATTGGAGCATCATGTTCTACCCGGACGGAGCGGAAGTAGCCGGCTACGCGTCAGTCTACTTGAGTTATCTCAGCCAGGCCAAGGGCGGGGTGAGGACAAGCTTCACCTTAACCATGCTGGACGATCAAGGCAACGTACATGCAACCAGGCAGATACCTGGATTCATCTTCGGTGAGAAGGAAACCTGGGGCTTTTCCGACTTTGTAGAGAAATCGAAGCTGAGATCGTCATGTCTCCTAACGATAAGGTGTGTGCTCGCTGTGATCAAAGAACCACCCTCGGAGTGCAAGAGCAATCTTATCGTGGACCCTCCGCCGGAGCTGCCCGGCCGCCTCCACCGCGCCCTCAAGAACGGGACAGGCACCGACATCACGCTCCTCGTGGGGGACAGGGAGTTCAGAGCGCACAAGTTCATCCTGGCCGCGCAGTCTCCGGTTTTCGAAGCTCAACTCTTTGGCCTGATGGCGCAGAAGGACATCCGTTGCATCAAGGTTGTTGACATGGAGCCGGCCATCCTCGAGACGCTTCTTCACTACGTCTACGCGGATTCACTGCCACCGTGTGGCGAAGACAATTACGATACAGCCACAATGCAGCATTTGCTAGTCGCCGCGGACAGGTACGGGCTGGACAGGTTGAAGGTGATGTGCGCAAAGAGGTTGTGCGAAAACATCAACGCGAGCACAGTCACGAGTACATTGGCACTAGCAACTCACCACTACTGTGACCAGCTCAAGGAAGCATGCTTAAAGTTTATGTCGTCGTCGCGGGAAGCCATGGATGCAGTCGTGGTGACCGACGGGTTCCAACACCTCATTGCAAGTTGCCCCATGCTAGATTTGCAGAAGAACACCGTGGAAAAAGTAACCATCCAGAGGAAGTAA